The nucleotide window TATTGGCTCACGATGCAAATGCAGCCGTAAAAACATTTCAAACCTATTTGAAGGATAAAAAAACACCCATTGGATTAGTGGGTTTCAGCCAGGCCGGATGGATCATCCCGATTGCAGCGAGCAAAAATCCACAAGTTGATTTTATGGTTTTATTTAGTTGCCCTACCATTACAACACTGGAACAGCTTCGGTTTCAGTTTTATACTAATGGAAACAATAATTTCTGGGAAAATCACACAGAAGCAGATGCCATTGAGCATACCAGAAATGATCCGGACAAATATCAATTTGCAGCGACAGATCCAAAAACCTCTCTGAACATGCTTTCAATTCCCGGGCTTTGGCTTTTTGGCGAAAAAGATATACAGATTCCTGTAAAGTTGTGTATAGAACAATTAAATACACTTAAAACACAAGGCAAGCCTTTCGAGTATACTCTTTTTTCTAAACTGGGGCACAATACTTCTTCCGGCAACGATACGGCACCTTTTGATATTGCTGTACAATGGATAAAGCAGAAAGCCTTGAATAGCAAAAAATCTAAACTTTCAAAATAAAAACCAAAACAACATTAGCGCAATTGTACATAGTGTATATTGGCATAATGCGTAAATTTAGATGTTAACTGTAATTTTATCATAATGAAAAGAATACTACAATTTATATTATTAATTAGCTCAATTAGTTTGTTTTCTCAAAATTTGGAGAAAAAAATATCAGACGAAATTTGTACCTGTTTAGGAAATGTAGAAAACTTAAAAGATCCCGAAAAAAAACTGGAAGAATGTGCCCAAAAAAGTTTTGACAATAACTATACTGAAATTGTTAAAAAATTTAATGACCCTCAGAATACCCACACAAAAGACATTGAAGATTATTACGTATCTATTGAAGGACTTTTGCTAAGTAATTGTAAAAGTTTTTTAGAATACAGAAAAAAAGAATTTGTCCGCGAAAAGCAAGAAAGCATCTCCAATTGTGATGATATTAAAACAGGAATCTACTATTATGAAACGCTGCAAAAAACAGAAAAATCGTACCTGACATTTACAAAAAATGAAGTTATCGAAACAAGAAAAAACAATGTTTATTCTATTAATAAAATTGAATGGGTTGATAAGTGCACGTACAAATTAAATCTGCTGGAAACCAACAGTAATTATGATGAAACCTATCTCAAAAATAAATCACTGACTTTCAGGGTAATTGAAAATTCCCCAACCTACTTTGTTGTACAAACCGAATATTTTGAAAATGGCGGTTTAAATAATGTGAAAATTTTTAAACTTCCTTTTATCAATAAATAAAACAACATGGTATTGGAAAAATACGGGATTAATATCAGAATTGAAAGCCCTCTCCTACTTTTTCACCACTATTTCTCCATTTCACATCTTTAGTAATAAGTTAAAATAAAAATGAGTTATTATCAATTCAACTTTTATCACAACAAAGAATACCTTTCAATCATTAAGATAGAAATAATAAAACTCATTGAAATATATGATGAAGAAATTAATTACTATAAAAAATTTTGTAAAAACCTCCCTAAAGATGCACCAAGACATACTGAGTATAATTCGATCTTGAATATTAGATCTGAATTAGTTGAAGCATTAAATAATAACAAAAATTTGGATTTTAAAGATAACACAAACTACATAGCATCCTTTTCACAGAAGACTGTAAGAAAAAATGAATACATTTCTATCTATTGTGTTAAATGTAAAACTTATTATAGTAGAGACGAAATTAATTCAGAAAATTGGTCAATTGGTTCAGGATTAATTGCTTCAGGAGGAAAAACACTATTTTGTAAAGAACATCATATGTTATTTGGATGGATGGAATGGAACTCTTAAAAGAACATCGCACAACATTGTATTGGCAACGGTCAGCGACCGAGGCAATTTAATATACTAACCGTTCTATTTTTATAGGGCGGTTTTTTGTTTGTATTATGGTTTTCCGTAATGAAATAGTATATTTATATTATATATTTGATGATTAACAAATAGATAGCTAGAACCAAAACAACATTAGCGT belongs to Chryseobacterium shigense and includes:
- a CDS encoding alpha/beta hydrolase family protein codes for the protein MKINLFPNLYIWLLLIALPEFVFSQSTDFTIRDVKFESQGITLAGSILEPEKPLAAVVIVHGSDPVKREMEFAKRLAKEGIAVLTYDKRGVGESGGVYVGPSVGTNNIDTANLTLLAHDANAAVKTFQTYLKDKKTPIGLVGFSQAGWIIPIAASKNPQVDFMVLFSCPTITTLEQLRFQFYTNGNNNFWENHTEADAIEHTRNDPDKYQFAATDPKTSLNMLSIPGLWLFGEKDIQIPVKLCIEQLNTLKTQGKPFEYTLFSKLGHNTSSGNDTAPFDIAVQWIKQKALNSKKSKLSK